A stretch of the Gemmatimonas aurantiaca genome encodes the following:
- a CDS encoding serine/threonine-protein kinase, whose product MSAPPIDIPDEELRELRHATGNRYTVVKRLGSGGMAHVYLARHTVLGRPLVIKVLHRTLAQEPEMRERFRREAEAAARLVHPYICAIADMGTSGDIEYLAMPYYAGGSLADLLSRRKTVSATTAASVATQVACALDYAHRHGVVHRDIKPDNILFDEDGNVALTDFGIATARFHGRLTASGRAMGTPHYMSPEQAMGRLVDGRSDLYAVGLLLYEMLLGHPPFDGEDSYAVGYKHVHEAPVAPDQVDTRVPAALSAIVMKCLAKQAAERYDRGFELADALIQFLATAGGVDFRNARTARASGLTPL is encoded by the coding sequence GTGTCGGCCCCACCCATCGACATCCCCGACGAGGAACTGCGCGAGCTGCGCCACGCCACCGGCAATCGCTACACGGTGGTGAAGCGGCTGGGCAGTGGTGGCATGGCGCATGTCTATCTCGCGCGCCACACCGTGCTGGGGCGGCCATTGGTGATCAAGGTGCTGCATCGCACGCTGGCCCAGGAGCCGGAGATGCGCGAGCGGTTCCGGCGCGAAGCCGAAGCGGCCGCGCGACTCGTGCACCCGTACATCTGTGCCATCGCCGACATGGGCACGTCGGGGGATATCGAGTATCTGGCCATGCCGTACTACGCCGGCGGCTCGCTGGCCGATCTGCTGTCCCGACGCAAGACGGTGAGCGCCACCACTGCGGCCTCGGTGGCCACGCAGGTGGCCTGTGCGCTCGACTACGCTCATCGCCACGGCGTGGTGCATCGCGACATCAAGCCCGACAACATCCTGTTCGACGAAGACGGCAATGTCGCGCTCACCGATTTTGGCATCGCCACGGCGCGGTTCCATGGACGGCTGACGGCCAGTGGGCGGGCCATGGGCACGCCGCACTACATGTCGCCGGAACAGGCGATGGGGCGGCTGGTGGACGGACGCAGCGATCTGTATGCCGTGGGCCTGCTGTTGTACGAGATGCTCCTGGGACATCCGCCGTTCGATGGCGAGGATTCTTACGCCGTGGGGTACAAACACGTGCACGAGGCGCCGGTGGCTCCGGATCAGGTGGATACCCGCGTGCCGGCCGCGCTGAGCGCCATCGTCATGAAGTGCCTCGCCAAACAGGCGGCGGAACGATACGACCGCGGCTTCGAACTGGCCGATGCCCTGATCCAGTTCCTGGCCACGGCGGGTGGTGTGGATTTCCGGAACGCCAGGACCGCGCGTGCTTCCGGACTGACACCGCTCTGA
- a CDS encoding transcriptional repressor, which yields MSETGPGHPTSDADAAAIEADRRAFRAFLRDHNLPATSQRLAIADAVLSTDRHLSAEEVAAELRLAGASAGTATVYRTLEVLVRSGLVVERDFGEGFKRYEAARGVPNHEHLICSVCGKVTEFRDERLERMTTVLAEAHDYSRQRHRLVIHGLCGSCRRGNSR from the coding sequence GTGAGCGAGACCGGACCCGGACACCCGACGAGTGACGCGGACGCCGCGGCCATCGAGGCCGACCGTCGGGCGTTCCGTGCATTCCTGCGTGACCACAATCTGCCGGCCACGTCGCAGCGCCTCGCCATTGCCGACGCGGTGTTGAGTACCGACCGACACCTCTCGGCCGAGGAGGTGGCCGCCGAACTCCGGCTTGCCGGTGCCAGTGCCGGTACGGCCACGGTGTATCGCACGCTGGAAGTGCTTGTGCGCAGCGGGTTGGTGGTGGAGCGCGATTTCGGCGAAGGGTTCAAACGCTACGAAGCAGCGCGTGGGGTTCCCAATCATGAACACCTCATCTGCTCGGTATGCGGCAAGGTCACCGAGTTCCGCGATGAACGTCTCGAGCGCATGACGACGGTGCTGGCGGAAGCGCACGACTATTCACGGCAGCGTCACCGCCTCGTGATTCACGGTCTCTGCGGAAGCTGTCGACGGGGCAATAGCCGATAG
- a CDS encoding histone deacetylase, which translates to MPRDMAKDMATVALISHSDCGRHDTGWEHPEHVGRLRAIPRALRERQALFERLLHVEGRHATAEELALAHDAAYIERVRVIAESGGGRLDPDTVVSEGSWDAATAGAGCVLDGVDMAFDGRAVRSFSAVRPPGHHALRDRAMGFCLFGNVAIAAHYALARHACERVLIVDWDVHHGNGTQALVEHESRIHFVSMHQWPWYPGTGAADDRGPLGTVWNVPMPPSLPAARYAEALLQAVDQATEDFTPDLVLISAGFDCLEGDPLGAFTLTLDDVQALTREMVHRAQSWCGGRLVSALEGGYAPDAVAQAVMVHVEALL; encoded by the coding sequence ATGCCGAGGGATATGGCGAAGGACATGGCGACCGTTGCACTGATCTCGCATTCCGATTGTGGACGGCACGACACCGGGTGGGAGCATCCGGAGCACGTCGGACGTCTGCGCGCCATTCCGCGCGCGTTGCGCGAACGTCAGGCACTCTTCGAGCGGCTGCTGCACGTCGAAGGACGACATGCCACGGCCGAAGAGCTGGCGCTCGCCCATGATGCCGCCTACATCGAGCGGGTGCGCGTGATTGCGGAGTCCGGTGGCGGGCGGCTCGATCCCGATACCGTGGTCAGCGAGGGATCATGGGATGCCGCCACGGCCGGCGCGGGGTGTGTGCTGGATGGCGTGGACATGGCGTTCGACGGGCGCGCGGTGCGCAGTTTCTCCGCGGTACGACCGCCGGGGCATCATGCGCTGCGGGACCGGGCCATGGGATTCTGTCTCTTCGGCAATGTGGCGATCGCCGCGCACTATGCTCTCGCGCGGCATGCCTGCGAGCGGGTGCTGATCGTGGATTGGGATGTGCACCATGGCAACGGCACGCAGGCGCTGGTGGAACACGAATCGCGCATCCACTTCGTGTCGATGCATCAGTGGCCGTGGTATCCCGGTACCGGCGCCGCCGATGATCGCGGCCCGCTGGGAACGGTGTGGAACGTCCCCATGCCGCCTTCGCTGCCCGCGGCGCGTTACGCCGAGGCGCTGCTGCAGGCCGTCGATCAGGCCACGGAAGATTTCACACCCGATCTGGTGCTGATCAGCGCCGGCTTCGATTGCCTCGAAGGGGATCCACTGGGCGCGTTCACCCTCACCCTCGACGATGTGCAGGCACTCACGCGGGAGATGGTGCACCGGGCGCAGTCCTGGTGTGGCGGACGCCTGGTCAGTGCGCTGGAGGGAGGATACGCGCCGGACGCGGTGGCGCAGGCCGTGATGGTGCATGTGGAGGCGCTGCTGTGA
- a CDS encoding DUF4159 domain-containing protein translates to MTDRSNIIEPFVFATAQYDSGDWDSAPLVPANVIDSVARYTSLPVRPQGVIVPLASEATFQYPLLYLTGHLPVRFTTREANVLERYLARGGLLFVDDHNHDVDGAFHKTVREEIRRVAGPLAPLPNTHELYRCFFVFDNGPPTTSHEMNGWGDNLVHEHLDAVLRDGRISVLYSNKDYSSEWSFHPDNKRFLSIDNTKFAVNLVVYALTR, encoded by the coding sequence GTGACGGACCGGTCGAACATCATCGAGCCGTTCGTCTTCGCCACCGCGCAATACGACAGTGGTGACTGGGACTCGGCCCCGCTCGTACCGGCCAATGTCATCGACTCGGTGGCCCGCTACACCTCGCTGCCGGTGAGGCCGCAGGGGGTGATCGTGCCGCTCGCTTCGGAAGCCACGTTCCAGTACCCGCTGCTCTATCTGACCGGGCATCTGCCGGTGCGCTTCACCACACGCGAGGCGAACGTCCTCGAGCGTTACCTGGCGCGTGGTGGTCTGCTGTTCGTGGACGATCACAACCACGATGTCGACGGCGCCTTTCACAAGACCGTGCGCGAGGAGATCCGTCGTGTGGCCGGCCCGCTGGCGCCGCTGCCCAATACGCACGAACTGTATCGCTGCTTCTTCGTGTTCGACAACGGACCGCCGACCACCTCGCACGAGATGAACGGGTGGGGCGACAACCTCGTCCACGAACATCTCGACGCCGTGCTGCGTGATGGACGGATCAGTGTGCTGTACTCCAACAAGGACTACAGTTCGGAGTGGAGCTTCCACCCCGACAACAAGCGTTTTCTGTCCATCGACAATACGAAATTCGCGGTGAATCTGGTGGTGTATGCCCTCACGCGCTGA
- a CDS encoding aminotransferase class I/II-fold pyridoxal phosphate-dependent enzyme gives MSHTLSSIPPYVFYELDARRAKYRAAGKTLIDVGIGSPDGPIPAVVVETMQRVAADRALSGYPHFQSHPEFAAAVTGYLATRFGVTIDPARELLALAGSKEGIAELVLAHTGPGDVVLVPEVYYPVYTRSTLLAGAEPVFVPFLPDGRLDLDAITADQARRARVMIINYPGNPTTVSVSLDELARYVAFAEAHDVLLLSDLAYSELSFDGYVVPSVLQVPGASRVAVETHTCSKSFNMAGVRVAFMAGNAAAIARLDAYRSNIGYGVSTMAQLAGATAFLHAAELVPPIVAEYRARRDCLVAALRTGGWEVTPPASTMYLWLDVPAGFGDWEWVDALMAGPGVVVTPGLAFGDAGKGKFRVSLVQTSEKLLQAADGILTVGR, from the coding sequence ATGTCACACACGCTCTCCAGCATTCCGCCCTACGTCTTCTACGAACTCGACGCCCGTCGCGCGAAGTACCGTGCCGCGGGAAAGACGCTCATCGATGTCGGCATCGGCAGCCCCGATGGTCCGATACCGGCAGTCGTCGTCGAGACCATGCAGCGTGTGGCGGCTGATCGGGCGCTCAGTGGGTATCCGCACTTTCAGTCACATCCCGAGTTCGCCGCGGCGGTGACCGGATATCTCGCAACCCGTTTTGGTGTGACGATCGATCCTGCGCGTGAACTGCTGGCATTGGCGGGGTCGAAGGAAGGCATCGCGGAACTCGTCCTCGCCCACACCGGGCCGGGGGATGTGGTGCTGGTGCCCGAGGTGTACTACCCGGTGTATACGCGCTCCACGCTGCTGGCGGGCGCGGAACCGGTGTTCGTGCCCTTTCTGCCCGATGGACGGCTCGATCTCGATGCCATCACCGCGGATCAGGCCCGTCGGGCGCGGGTGATGATCATCAACTATCCCGGCAACCCCACCACGGTATCGGTGTCGCTCGACGAACTGGCGCGGTATGTGGCCTTCGCCGAGGCGCACGATGTGCTGTTGCTGAGTGATCTCGCGTACAGCGAGCTGTCGTTCGATGGGTATGTGGTGCCGAGTGTCCTGCAGGTGCCGGGCGCCTCACGCGTGGCGGTGGAAACCCACACCTGCAGCAAGAGCTTCAACATGGCGGGGGTGCGTGTGGCTTTCATGGCCGGCAATGCGGCGGCCATTGCCCGACTCGATGCCTATCGCTCGAACATCGGCTACGGCGTGTCCACCATGGCGCAACTCGCCGGAGCCACCGCCTTTTTGCATGCCGCGGAACTGGTGCCTCCCATCGTGGCGGAGTACCGTGCGCGCCGTGACTGCCTGGTGGCCGCGCTGCGAACTGGTGGATGGGAGGTCACGCCGCCCGCGTCGACGATGTACCTGTGGCTCGATGTGCCGGCCGGATTCGGCGACTGGGAGTGGGTGGACGCACTAATGGCGGGCCCGGGGGTGGTGGTGACGCCGGGATTGGCATTCGGCGACGCGGGGAAGGGGAAGTTCCGGGTGTCGCTCGTGCAGACGTCGGAGAAGCTGCTGCAGGCAGCCGACGGCATTCTGACGGTGGGGCGGTAG
- the priA gene encoding primosomal protein N' translates to MANGSGMTPPRRIERCIEVALAVPLFRTFTYAVPEGVAWPIVEGSRVLVPFRNRAEIGICVGASEPPPDVRLKPITAVVDTGPSLPAPLLETARWIADWYAAPIGLTLRAMLPTLLSQPRAPVPSVKTQRVVRLVKELPSLLQREEMFARARQQRAVYDLLEAQGGVAPFDALLTQAGCSAGVINAMAKRGLVEIRQEALERDPFVNREGVAPPPMPSAAQRAVIGAILAGDPGQVFLLHGITGSGKTLVYIEVLRAVLRQPGRTAIVLVPEIALTSQTVDRFRGAFGDDVAVLHSGLSDGERLDAWQSLRRGERRIAVGARSALFAPLERVGVVIVDEEHEGSYKQAETPRYHAREAAIVRARAEGALVVLGSATPSLESWERADRGLATRLTLPDRAGGAQLPPVHLVDMRAVTKIARAQRAPHAPPDPMLGVLSPALLVAIESRYVRGEQTLLLLNRRGYAAYMQCQACGDVQVCPHCSISLTYHRIPEALICHYCQYQAPVPTHCAQCGAESVRRRGLGTQQVERLVAERFPDARIARMDVDTTSGKWAHTQILDRVARGEVDILLGTQMIAKGLDFPNVTLVGVVDADTGLNLPDFRAAERTFQLLSQVAGRAGRGPKGGEVIVQTRMPGAHAVRHALSHDYLGFVHEELEARRMPTYPPFVSLANVLVSGTRQDTVAKAAIDAAAWVRRLLERFAVTDVILVGPAPCPIDRIKDRWRWHFLVKATQARTLTRIARYVAERCPAGSESERRVAELRLVVDRDPVSLL, encoded by the coding sequence ATGGCGAACGGGTCTGGCATGACACCGCCGCGGCGTATCGAGCGCTGTATCGAAGTGGCGCTCGCGGTTCCGCTCTTTCGCACCTTCACCTATGCGGTGCCGGAGGGAGTGGCATGGCCGATTGTCGAAGGCAGTCGGGTGCTCGTGCCGTTCCGCAATCGCGCGGAGATCGGCATCTGCGTTGGCGCCAGTGAACCACCGCCCGATGTCCGGCTCAAGCCGATCACCGCGGTGGTCGACACCGGGCCTTCGCTGCCGGCGCCGCTTCTCGAAACGGCACGGTGGATTGCCGACTGGTATGCCGCACCGATCGGTCTGACGCTGCGCGCGATGTTGCCGACACTGCTGTCGCAACCCAGGGCCCCCGTGCCTTCGGTGAAGACGCAGCGTGTGGTACGTCTCGTGAAGGAGCTGCCGTCACTGCTGCAACGTGAGGAGATGTTTGCACGCGCCCGGCAGCAACGGGCGGTGTACGATCTGCTCGAAGCGCAGGGCGGCGTCGCTCCGTTCGATGCGTTGCTCACGCAGGCCGGTTGTTCGGCCGGTGTCATCAACGCCATGGCGAAGCGCGGACTGGTGGAGATCCGGCAGGAGGCGCTCGAACGCGATCCTTTCGTGAATCGTGAGGGAGTCGCACCGCCGCCCATGCCCAGTGCCGCACAGCGTGCCGTCATCGGGGCCATTCTGGCGGGGGACCCGGGGCAGGTGTTCCTGCTGCATGGCATCACGGGCAGTGGCAAGACCCTGGTGTACATCGAGGTGCTGCGCGCCGTGCTGCGTCAACCGGGACGTACGGCCATCGTGCTGGTTCCGGAAATCGCGCTCACTTCGCAGACGGTGGACCGGTTCCGCGGGGCATTCGGTGACGACGTGGCGGTGCTGCATTCGGGGCTCAGCGACGGCGAACGCCTGGATGCATGGCAATCGTTGCGTCGCGGTGAACGGCGCATCGCCGTGGGCGCCCGTTCGGCACTCTTCGCGCCGCTGGAACGGGTCGGCGTGGTGATCGTCGACGAAGAACACGAAGGCAGCTACAAGCAGGCGGAAACGCCGCGGTATCACGCGCGTGAAGCCGCCATCGTAAGGGCGCGCGCCGAGGGGGCGCTGGTGGTTCTGGGCAGCGCCACTCCAAGCCTCGAAAGCTGGGAGCGCGCCGATCGTGGTCTTGCCACGCGACTCACGCTTCCCGACCGGGCCGGTGGAGCGCAACTGCCGCCCGTGCATCTCGTGGACATGCGCGCCGTGACGAAGATCGCGCGGGCCCAACGCGCGCCGCATGCCCCGCCCGATCCCATGTTGGGCGTGTTGAGTCCCGCGCTGCTGGTGGCCATCGAGTCCCGCTATGTGCGTGGAGAGCAGACACTGCTGCTGCTCAATCGCCGCGGTTATGCGGCCTACATGCAGTGTCAGGCCTGCGGCGATGTGCAGGTGTGTCCGCACTGCAGCATTTCACTCACGTATCACCGGATCCCCGAAGCGCTCATCTGCCACTACTGCCAGTATCAGGCGCCGGTGCCCACGCACTGCGCGCAATGTGGCGCCGAGTCCGTTCGTAGACGGGGGCTTGGCACGCAGCAGGTGGAGCGTCTCGTCGCGGAGCGATTCCCCGACGCGCGCATTGCCCGCATGGACGTGGACACCACCAGCGGCAAATGGGCGCACACGCAGATCCTCGATCGTGTGGCGCGCGGCGAGGTCGACATCCTGCTCGGCACGCAGATGATCGCCAAAGGGCTCGACTTTCCGAACGTCACCCTCGTGGGTGTCGTGGATGCGGACACCGGATTGAATCTGCCCGACTTCCGCGCCGCCGAGCGCACGTTCCAGTTGCTCAGCCAGGTGGCGGGACGCGCGGGACGCGGACCCAAGGGCGGTGAGGTGATCGTGCAGACACGCATGCCCGGCGCGCATGCCGTGCGCCATGCGTTGTCGCACGACTATCTCGGTTTCGTGCACGAGGAACTGGAAGCGCGGCGCATGCCCACCTATCCGCCCTTCGTATCGCTGGCCAATGTGCTGGTGAGCGGAACGCGCCAGGATACCGTGGCGAAGGCCGCCATCGATGCGGCGGCGTGGGTGCGGCGGTTGCTCGAACGATTCGCCGTGACCGACGTGATACTGGTTGGCCCTGCTCCATGTCCCATCGATCGCATCAAGGATCGCTGGCGGTGGCACTTCCTCGTCAAGGCCACGCAGGCGCGCACCCTGACGCGCATCGCGCGATACGTGGCCGAACGGTGTCCCGCAGGCAGTGAGAGCGAGCGCCGTGTCGCCGAATTGCGTCTGGTCGTGGACCGGGATCCGGTATCCTTGCTGTAG
- a CDS encoding cytochrome c biogenesis protein CcdA: protein MAPESLTVLVAFTAGLLSFLSPCVLPLVPSYVTFITGMGLDDVSRARRTALLHATLFVLGFSFIFIALGAGASAFGQLLREYRVWIARVGGVLMVLMGLWMLDVLRFGALQQERRVHLSDKPIGYLGTVLVGIAFGAGWTPCLGPTLGAILLLAANETELTKGITLLSFYSLGLAVPFLLSALALERFLGFFQKFRHNLGRVNRIAGILLVIVGVLMFTGWFERLAAFLQPLTPAFLVERL from the coding sequence GTGGCTCCTGAATCACTCACTGTTCTCGTTGCGTTCACCGCGGGCCTGCTCAGTTTCCTGAGTCCCTGCGTGCTGCCGCTGGTACCCTCCTATGTCACGTTCATCACGGGCATGGGACTCGACGATGTTTCGCGCGCGCGCCGTACGGCGCTGCTGCACGCGACACTCTTTGTGCTGGGCTTCTCGTTCATCTTCATCGCACTCGGCGCGGGGGCGAGCGCCTTCGGGCAGTTGTTGCGCGAATACCGGGTGTGGATCGCGCGTGTCGGCGGTGTGCTCATGGTCCTCATGGGACTCTGGATGCTCGATGTGCTGCGTTTCGGCGCGCTGCAGCAGGAGCGCCGCGTTCATCTGAGCGACAAACCCATTGGTTATCTGGGCACGGTGCTCGTGGGCATCGCGTTCGGTGCGGGATGGACACCATGCCTCGGCCCGACGCTGGGAGCGATTCTGCTGCTTGCCGCCAACGAAACGGAGCTGACGAAGGGGATCACCCTGCTGTCGTTCTACTCGCTGGGGCTCGCCGTGCCGTTTCTGCTCAGCGCGCTCGCGCTCGAACGATTCCTGGGCTTCTTCCAGAAGTTCCGCCACAATCTGGGCCGGGTGAATCGCATCGCCGGCATCCTGCTGGTGATCGTCGGTGTGCTGATGTTCACCGGATGGTTCGAGCGACTCGCCGCGTTCCTGCAGCCGCTGACACCGGCGTTCCTCGTCGAGCGGCTGTAA
- the corA gene encoding magnesium/cobalt transporter CorA — protein MTRIVPTSDPHRPDPQPRIVYRSRTGDDVVDCHPREVSQLLAAGGALWVDIDSTVRSQHALLEKVFHFHPLAVEDTLNPNSRVKLEEYEGFLFIIIRGVSLAHGTDDPYDLETKDLYCFLGSTYLVTVHAGPMDSIDRISDVVRRTPDLLSRGVERVLHSVLDDTIDAYFPILESVDAFIDGLEERVFVDFDETALRDLFQVKRLVLSLRRYLQPSREVMNVLTNRPSTLLTPEVQIYFRDIYDHVLRINDALDTYRELLSSTMDSYLTQVSNRLGTTTKALSVVATMSLPFVVVSGMWGMNFSQIPMSAWPHGFWVLLVVQLGLGLLLLYYLRRRRWL, from the coding sequence GTGACACGTATCGTTCCGACGTCCGACCCTCACCGGCCCGATCCGCAGCCGCGTATCGTCTATCGGTCACGCACGGGCGACGATGTGGTGGATTGCCATCCGCGTGAAGTCTCGCAGTTGCTGGCCGCCGGCGGGGCGCTCTGGGTGGACATCGACTCCACCGTGCGTTCCCAGCACGCCCTGCTGGAGAAGGTGTTCCACTTCCACCCGCTCGCCGTCGAGGACACGCTCAATCCCAACTCGCGTGTCAAGCTGGAGGAGTACGAAGGGTTCCTGTTCATCATCATCCGGGGGGTGTCGCTCGCGCATGGCACGGACGACCCCTACGATCTCGAGACGAAGGATCTCTACTGTTTTCTGGGATCCACTTATCTCGTGACCGTGCACGCCGGGCCGATGGATTCGATCGACCGCATCTCCGATGTGGTAAGGCGCACGCCGGATCTGCTGTCGCGTGGGGTGGAGCGTGTGTTGCATTCCGTGCTGGATGACACCATCGACGCCTACTTCCCCATTCTGGAGTCGGTGGACGCGTTCATCGACGGCCTCGAAGAACGGGTCTTCGTCGATTTCGACGAAACGGCGTTACGCGATCTCTTCCAGGTGAAACGACTGGTGCTGTCACTGCGGCGCTATCTGCAGCCGTCGCGCGAAGTCATGAACGTGCTCACCAATCGGCCAAGCACGCTGCTGACACCGGAAGTGCAGATCTATTTCCGGGACATCTACGATCACGTGCTGCGCATCAACGATGCGCTCGACACCTATCGGGAATTGTTGAGCAGTACGATGGATTCGTATCTCACGCAGGTGTCCAATCGCCTGGGCACCACCACCAAGGCGCTGTCGGTGGTGGCCACGATGTCGTTGCCGTTCGTGGTCGTGAGCGGCATGTGGGGGATGAATTTCTCCCAGATTCCGATGTCCGCGTGGCCTCACGGCTTCTGGGTGCTGCTCGTGGTCCAGTTGGGGCTCGGGCTGCTGCTGCTGTATTATCTCCGGCGGCGGCGTTGGCTGTGA
- a CDS encoding dipeptide epimerase: MQLHAEIVTVHTRHPFIIARGGQSEYQVVWVRLVDKDGAEGWGEASPSKYYGETADTVMVALQRFAPVLADADAWSIDAIEREIEKAMRWNAAARCAVSAALHDLAARRLGVPLWKLWGLDAQATPLSSFTIGIAPDVATLRARVREAAHYPLLKIKLGSSWDRDVLRIVREEAPRAQLRVDANAAWTPKQALGMLDVLNEVGVDMLEQPLPPQDLAGLRFVRERSNIPVVADESCLVASDIPKLEGIVDGVNIKLAKCGSLREALRMIAVARAHGMRVMCGCMIETTLGIAAAAHFSPLLDDADLDGAALLSDDPFDGPGIPDGRVTLGDRPGLGVVRRGG; this comes from the coding sequence ATGCAACTGCACGCCGAGATCGTCACGGTTCATACGCGTCACCCGTTCATCATCGCCCGGGGTGGACAGAGCGAGTATCAGGTGGTGTGGGTGCGGCTCGTGGACAAGGACGGCGCGGAAGGATGGGGAGAGGCGTCTCCGAGCAAGTACTATGGGGAAACGGCGGACACCGTGATGGTGGCGCTGCAGCGTTTTGCCCCCGTGCTGGCGGACGCCGATGCCTGGTCGATCGACGCGATCGAACGGGAGATCGAGAAGGCGATGCGCTGGAACGCGGCGGCGCGGTGCGCGGTGAGCGCGGCGCTGCACGATCTCGCCGCACGCCGGCTCGGTGTGCCGTTGTGGAAGCTGTGGGGGCTCGATGCGCAGGCCACGCCGCTTTCCAGCTTCACCATCGGTATCGCCCCCGATGTGGCCACGCTGCGCGCGCGGGTGCGCGAAGCGGCGCACTACCCCTTGCTCAAGATCAAGCTGGGCTCGTCGTGGGATCGTGACGTGCTGCGCATCGTGCGCGAGGAGGCGCCGCGTGCGCAGCTGCGGGTGGACGCCAATGCCGCATGGACGCCCAAGCAGGCGCTGGGCATGCTCGATGTCCTGAACGAGGTGGGCGTGGACATGCTCGAGCAACCGCTGCCTCCCCAGGATCTGGCCGGGCTGCGTTTCGTCCGTGAGCGCTCCAACATTCCCGTCGTGGCCGACGAATCGTGCCTGGTGGCCAGCGACATCCCGAAGCTCGAAGGCATCGTGGATGGCGTCAACATCAAGCTCGCGAAGTGCGGCTCGTTGCGTGAGGCACTGCGCATGATCGCCGTGGCCCGTGCACACGGCATGCGCGTGATGTGCGGCTGCATGATCGAAACGACGCTGGGCATTGCCGCCGCGGCCCACTTCTCGCCGCTGCTCGACGATGCGGATCTCGACGGTGCGGCGCTGCTGTCCGACGATCCCTTCGACGGGCCCGGCATCCCCGATGGACGGGTGACGCTCGGCGATCGACCCGGACTCGGTGTCGTGCGCCGCGGCGGGTGA